One stretch of Candidatus Aminicenantes bacterium DNA includes these proteins:
- a CDS encoding desulfoferrodoxin FeS4 iron-binding domain-containing protein translates to MSDFYKCAIYGKIVKVITMGQGQLVCGGNKGTVGYFYW, encoded by the coding sequence ATGAGCGACTTTTACAAGTGCGCGATCTACGGGAAAATCGTCAAGGTGATTACCATGGGCCAGGGGCAGTTGGTCTGCGGCGGCAACAAGGGGACGGTAGGCTATTTCTATTGGTAA